The Chrysemys picta bellii isolate R12L10 chromosome 10, ASM1138683v2, whole genome shotgun sequence genome segment CAGATACTCAGTATTTGGATACCATATGCTATCTGAAACATAGCCTTTTTAATATACTAAGTAACTCCAGGGCCGCCCGGGTGGgcgagtggggcaatttgccccaggcccttcaggggcccccacgagaatatagtattctatagtattgcaaatttttttatggaaggggcccccaaaattgctttgccccagaccccctgaatcctctgggcagccctgagtaACTCTAAAATCTTAACACTGTTCAGAGATGAATTTTACTGGGAAGAAGGCACTCTGATTCTAGATTTTTATTACGCAACAGATCATCCTGGACATACATTAAGTTCACTGTGTAAACTGATGAGTCACTGACTGTCGGTAAAACTTCATGGCAGGAAAGTTCAATGGGTCGGTTTCAGCCCTTGTCTAACTCCACTGTAGTTAATGGCATTAcaacagggctgaatttggcccatttataTATTAACAAGTTTGTGAAAAGGTGACTATGGTATTTGATTCAATATTAGCTTTTATTGCCAGCATTAAATGCTATCACACATGTTGGGTGAATATTGTATTCACCAAAGGGCTTTGAGATATTACTTTTAGAAAATGACTTCTCATGCAGACTACGGGCAGAATATAAAGCCAGTTGAGATGACCACACTGAGTACTCAAACAATGTAATCAAAGTCCTTTTGTACACTCTGAGTTCATTGCTGGAATGCTTTTCCACTGAAAGAGTTTGGGGCTGTTTGCATGgcattccctttaaaaaaaaaaaaaaacaggttaggTTTGTAGTATGGGTTCCAGCCAGCCACATCTATAGtaggttgatttaaaaaataaataaataaataaatgattgttAACAAGGTTGAATTAATCTGAAATTAATCAGATAATGATTTTTACAAATTTATTCTTTATTTGCAACTGTTGACAGATCATACAAACAAATTTTATCCTGTCATTTGTTCATGAATTCCTCACTGTGTATATTTGGTCACAGAAACCTTATAGTATTGTTTCTGTCCAGTGATTGGATGACCTAAACTTGTGAACAGGAGGATATCTCTTTTTCGGGTTGTGAATTGTCCTTTAGCATTTGTAATAGTTTTGAATCTACACTGTAAGCACTTCATCCTGGAAAATGCTTAGTCTCTCCAACTTCTATTGACTTTTTTGGGAGCAAGAGTGGCTTTCAATCTTGCAAAACTTAACCCATATATCAGAAGTTCCTCAAGTCAAGGATCTTATTTTCTTACTCTTCTGTGAAGTGCTAAGCATACCAATTTCAGTAAGAGAGAGGTGTCAACAATCACATTGCCCTGGGTAAAGGGTTTGATGTAATAAGATACTATAAACTAAATTCATACTGTGTTCTGGGTAAGGTCTGTGTTTTCCCGGTCAAAACAGTGCAGAGCTGATGCACTCCATTTGTAGGTAGTAAAATGCTATGTTCTTTAACCATGAACTGTAGAAATTTTTGCATTGTATGGAGAGGAGCAGACATGGTGAGATACAGGTGCTTTGGTTTGTGCTCCTCTTGGGTGAACTGAGTCAGCAAGACGTTTCAGTAACCAGGCCTCTCCTGGAGAGGAGTTGAAAAAATTAGGCTGGGAAGAACAACTTGTTAAAAATCTATGACTTTTTCCCTAATCCTCTAATTTTATAAAAGGTATTTCATTTCTGGTGTATGTCCTTCTGCTTTAGATATAATTCGAACTATCCGGGATCCAGAGAAGCCTAACACTTTAGAAGAACTGGAAGTGGTAACAGAAAGTTGTGTCGAAGTGCACGAGATAGGGGAAGATGAATATCTCGTTATTATCAGGTTTACACCAACAGTACCTCATTGCTCTTTGGCAACTCTCATTGGTAAGATGCATATTTCCTTAAATGGCCGAATCgtttttttcaaaatgtgtaaCAGTAAACCAAATGCAATGGAGGTTCGTCTGAGTAAcgctaataaaaataaagtattttttcactTGTATATTAGAAAGCATTATACAAAGCAGTCAAAAGAAATTTTtaacttgaccagagctcaaagagccaggaagCTCTTTGCAGTATTTCTTAAACCGAATAGCATTTTATGAAGCAAAAAGATCCTGTGGGTCTTGTTCAGGGATGACGGCTTTCAAAAATCCTCTTCGTGCTTTGGTAGTTCCAAGAAGCACTGAGTTaagagaggaagaaaaggaaTTGTGAGTTACGTGTACATGATTGCGGCCTATTAGGTCCTAGCCACACTAGTTTGAATAGTATTGGGCTTGACAGcagttttcaaaaatgcctgtCGCGGATATGGACCTACCACTGTTTTACAGTTCAGTGTAGCCAGAGGTTTTCTATGTATGGTAGTGCAAACAATGATACTGGACTAGTCCCTTTAAGGTAATCTGTAGCACAATTTctgaatatacacctctaccccgatataacgctgtcctcgggagccaaaaaatcttatcgcgttacagatgaaaccgcgttatatcgaacttgctttgatctgccggagcgtgcagccccgcccccctggagcactgctttactgcattgtatccgaattcgtgttatatcgggttgcgttatatcggggtagaggtgtagctgtaATATGGTTTGGTGTGGAAGTAAACCATTTAATAGCTTACTGTTGCTCTAggtgtttcaaaatgtttaacaaGCTACAGTACAGATAGGGCTTCAGTATTTGCCTTGTTGCTTCTTAGCTAAGCAGCCGAAGGTTGCTTTAGATAACTGGTGGCCAGACTTTAGAAATAATGGGGAAAGGGGAAGCATTAGTGTTGAAATGAATGTAGAACAGTGATTGTTGAGTAATACTGTGCCTTGGTAGTATATGATGAATAGGGAGTAAAGCAGTGTGGCTTATGGTGTAGTCTTGTCTCGAGAGATTAATCTTCACTGATTTAAGAGAAATAACATATCGGGCTCTCTTCAGCAGTTCTTACTCATGCAAAATTGCATTGAAGAAAATACAATGGGATTAGATCTGTGATGGCTCCTGTGTCTAGGTCTGTTAAAAATTgaagttatatttttaatttttattgattACAATCTAGGGATTGTATATTTACCCAGCTTGTATCCTCCTGAATATGAATAGCTGATAGGAGTTGATTTTTCCTTGGGCTAGAAGGGTATGTTCCGAAATGTTGCATGGTTCCGGCATTACTACAGAAGTTTAAAGAAAAGCAGTTTGTcagatcttaaaaataaaaacaaaccctcTTATGTACTATTAAAAGATCACAAAGTAGAACAAGATTATACTACTCTTGCTTATTTTCTTTGATTATGTGCTTAGTTGGGATGTTGTTCATCCTGTTTCCTTCCTGTGATGAAACAAGACTTCAGCTCTCTGAAGTTACGCTGCTTAGATATAACATATCAAGATTAGCAAGCTTTATATTTCTAAGTTAACACAGACAAAGGATtctcattttacattttaaatactttttttccttaaaggaaaataaatgtttgaGTTTAACCAAGAGGCAAATCATGCTGAAGTATCACACCACTTCTTTGTATGGGAAAATGAAGTACAAATGGTTGAGAATTAATCAGCCTATTTTAGGACTGGCAGCTACCTAATTATTTACTATGGGCTTATCTACATAGGGAagcaattttgaaataaaatagggTGTGAATTTGAAACACAGTAGTTGGTCATGCTATCTCCCTGTATAGACACTCTTCTATTCCACACTTAGTGCCTTTGTGTAGAATAAGAGTGTTCATATTGGAAGCTAGTATGGAATATCTATTCCCCAATAGCTATTCCAGGCAATTTGCTGGTGTAGAAAGGCCCTTACAAAAAACAGATTCTATGAGCATTACTTACAGTATATGTATTTAAATAGTCTGAAGATTTTTATCTGATTTTTGAGAAGTAAAGTAGCTGACTGTTTTAGAGCGCCACGGTTTGATTTCCACAGGCTTTGTGTTCTTTTGTTCTGAGTAACCTCTGTTTCTCCACAGTTCCTCATTCTGTAAAAGGAAAGAGCTACAGCAAGTATATTTAAGCAGCTATGCAGCACATGTAAGAGCATAAGCTGTTTGTCAGAGTTCCTCTCATGCACAGACTACTTGATTTTAAATTTTTATGTCTTTTTAAAGTAGGCCCTAAATAGCCTGGGACCAGCCTACTGAGAGTGACAGTCTGTGTGGTGCTGAATTTCTATCCTCCTTGATAGAACTGGGTTTGGcagaattgaattttttttacacaattttgacagataatatcaatgcttatttttaaatttttttaaaattatagttttttaattttcagttgtAGGAAATTTATGGGCTGGTCTGATAATGGGAGGAgtcagata includes the following:
- the CIAO2A gene encoding cytosolic iron-sulfur assembly component 2A isoform X1: MSLVSGLLSHTLGRVLRLSGLHSGDHAQGGPAMEQDRALEVYDIIRTIRDPEKPNTLEELEVVTESCVEVHEIGEDEYLVIIRFTPTVPHCSLATLIVPHSVKGKSYSKYI